The sequence below is a genomic window from Verrucomicrobiota bacterium.
GAAACCGACGCATAAATCCCGGCCTTTCGAGGACACCGTGACAATGTACCGCTGGGGACCGCTGCCCTCCACGCGCTGAAGCTGGCCGGCGTTCAGCAGTTCACCCAGCTCGCGGAGGTGCTTGGAGCTCATACGAACCCAATCGGCAACTTTCTCCGCATTCTCCAGTCCCCAGGAATCATGCTTTTGTTTATCCCCTTCCAAGGTCAGCAGGAATTCGACCCCGGAGAAAGACGCCAAATCGGCCAGCGGTGACTTCGAAGCCCCCGTCGAAACCACCTCGGTGCCGCCTCATCCCCCATCGACCCCGGCCGCCTCATCCAGGGCTTGGGTGGTTTCCAGCAGCAAACCTTGATAAGAGTTGAAAATCGTGCGCGGACGTTCGGGCTCGGCCGGCAAGATCTCGAAATTACCCGCCTTCCACGAAAGCACCTTCAAGAAAGCCTTGTCCCCGGATAAATCCAGGTAGGACGAGTCAATGATTTCCCCATTGACGATATAGATGCGCCCTTCCAATTGACCATGCGTGATTTTCAGGGTGGACGAGCTCTGGGAAAGGCACTCCAACTGGATTAAATCGACCAAACTCTTGCTTTGAACCCCCCGAAATCCTCCGGAATTGTCCTCCTTCGACAGCAATGATTCGATGCAATCGAGGAAGAAATTGATCTCCTGAGTGGTATTGGGTTTCTCCAGGAACAAATCCACCCCCATGGAATAGGCCCGGGCGCGAAATTGCTCGTCCACCACAGAGGTCATCACCGCAGTCCGTAACTGGGGAAATTTGCGCTTAACGATGGTCAAAACCTGCAAACCGTCCATCTTCGGCATGTTGAGGTCCGAGATGAGCAGTGAAAAAGGCTCTGACTCCAGCAACGCAATGGCCCTGGCCCCGGACGTGGCCGTATGGATGTCCGGTTTGCTGGGAAGCCGCCCCAAGAACTCCCGGTACAACTCGACCAGGTCCTGGTCGTCATCCAAAAGCAGGAGTTTGTGTCGCAGCGGCATAAGTCACCAAAGGAACGGCCCTTACGCAAGCCATCCAAAAGGCGGAGGTTCAAAATTGCAAGCTCCGTGGGGCCAGATCCAGGAGAGCTCCGGCATTTTCGTCCTCTTCAGCGTTTCGCCGTCGCGGCTTCGTGCAACCATAATTCCCATGGGCTTTGATCTTCGCCTTCGACAACGTCGGCAACAACATGCCGG
It includes:
- a CDS encoding response regulator, which encodes MPLRHKLLLLDDDQDLVELYREFLGRLPSKPDIHTATSGARAIALLESEPFSLLISDLNMPKMDGLQVLTIVKRKFPQLRTAVMTSVVDEQFRARAYSMGVDLFLEKPNTTQEINFFLDCIESLLSKEDNSGGFRGVQSKSLVDLIQLECLSQSSSTLKITHGQLEGRIYIVNGEIIDSSYLDLSGDKAFLKVLSWKAGNFEILPAEPERPRTIFNSYQGLLLETTQALDEAAGVDGG